One window from the genome of Pseudanabaena yagii GIHE-NHR1 encodes:
- a CDS encoding serine/threonine-protein kinase, with the protein MPYCLNPSCQKPNNPEGCRFCMNCGKNLQLKGLYEAIALIGQGGMGRTFRAVDLGRLGQPCAIKQFLPQFREPQLMEKAIALFESEAAQLKALGSHPQIPELIAYFEEDGCLYLVQELIEGENLYNELQSQGIFSETKIYQLLADILPVLQFIHDRQVIHRDIKPDNIVRKNSITNYELRITNYELPVPSLVLVDFGAAKAFTMDTASRTGTLIGSAEYVAPEQARGKAVPQSDLYSLGVTCIHLLTGISPFDLYDDVSDRWIWREKLQAPISSHLANILDRLLARAIANRYRSANEVLQDLRSLNLSSTNAITPRASSYIQSYSQAYTQIKQLQELLSLGQWQEGDRLTNKIILALANKHKIAELTADDIDNIACDVWMAIDQAWMEFSNQHFGWSTQKQIWKSIGGRLIYEESTYWEFANIYEKFSDRVGWRRPRWLNLGLSPKIWRKYENLIFAITAPRGHLPSLFFWEGFNLVDIVLYRLEICRQSRS; encoded by the coding sequence ATGCCCTACTGCCTCAACCCTAGCTGTCAGAAGCCGAACAATCCTGAAGGATGCAGATTTTGCATGAATTGCGGTAAAAATTTGCAACTTAAGGGTTTATACGAGGCGATCGCTTTAATTGGGCAGGGTGGAATGGGGCGGACTTTTCGAGCAGTTGATCTTGGACGGTTGGGGCAACCCTGCGCGATCAAGCAATTTTTGCCGCAATTTCGAGAACCACAGTTAATGGAAAAAGCGATCGCCCTTTTTGAAAGTGAAGCTGCCCAACTCAAAGCCCTTGGTTCGCATCCGCAGATCCCCGAATTAATCGCCTATTTTGAAGAAGATGGATGTCTCTATTTAGTCCAAGAACTCATCGAAGGCGAAAATCTCTATAACGAGTTGCAGAGTCAAGGCATCTTTAGCGAAACCAAGATTTATCAACTCCTAGCAGATATTCTGCCCGTTCTCCAATTTATCCATGATCGCCAAGTCATCCATCGCGATATTAAGCCAGACAATATTGTTAGGAAAAACTCAATTACGAATTACGAATTACGAATTACGAATTACGAATTACCAGTGCCTAGCCTTGTCCTAGTCGATTTCGGTGCGGCTAAAGCTTTTACTATGGATACTGCGAGTCGCACAGGGACTCTAATCGGGAGTGCGGAATATGTGGCTCCAGAACAAGCGAGAGGTAAGGCTGTGCCTCAAAGTGATCTTTATAGTTTGGGAGTGACTTGTATTCATTTATTAACGGGGATTTCGCCTTTTGATCTGTATGACGATGTTAGTGATCGCTGGATTTGGCGCGAAAAGCTACAAGCTCCTATTTCTAGTCATTTGGCAAATATTCTCGATCGCCTCTTAGCCAGAGCAATTGCCAATCGTTATCGTTCTGCGAATGAGGTATTGCAAGATCTGCGATCTTTAAATCTATCTTCAACTAATGCGATCACTCCTCGTGCTAGTTCCTATATTCAAAGTTATTCTCAAGCCTATACCCAAATTAAACAACTTCAAGAATTACTCAGTTTAGGGCAATGGCAAGAAGGCGATCGCCTTACAAATAAAATCATTTTGGCACTAGCGAATAAACATAAAATCGCTGAACTTACTGCCGATGATATTGATAATATTGCCTGTGATGTTTGGATGGCGATCGATCAAGCATGGATGGAGTTTAGTAATCAGCACTTTGGCTGGAGTACTCAAAAACAAATTTGGAAGAGTATCGGTGGCAGGTTGATTTATGAAGAATCTACCTATTGGGAATTTGCCAATATCTATGAGAAGTTTAGCGATCGCGTCGGGTGGCGCAGACCACGCTGGCTCAATCTCGGCCTGTCTCCAAAGATCTGGCGCAAATATGAAAATCTGATCTTTGCGATCACAGCTCCACGCGGACATTTGCCGAGCCTATTTTTTTGGGAAGGTTTTAATTTAGTAGATATAGTGCTTTATCGCCTAGAGATATGTCGCCAAAGCAGATCATGA
- a CDS encoding IS1096 element passenger TnpR family protein, with protein MLNLLYLFPKDSSNKEPLSLLAQQLLRQQTFSANQPSAIVQDFEAMIEFLQLHKVEVSANQHAIAPKYLADLNSRLSHPITIDFQRPSQKSYPYIHGLYLLLRASAIAQVQLDKKKNILRIDSQVLNSWQRLSAIEKYFNLLATWIYYASEDIMEDTRRTFPEWFYVFNTWDQLQKEDLDFTEGTKNNEWLSRLKLHNLALLDLFGFVELEDAAPLLGKGWRIIKVKALPFGKVIMELLSKTNWKKGLIGESDNEFLELLAEETNQNLNLDIVMQQSTPTEILQEEFQALDLFPEWENNLQLPEPEARNGIFIFKVSLQIHIPKSRDKFSTETIWCKIAIPSHLTLYDFSSAILESFDFDNDHLHQFTYKDRQGFQKSIYHPYTQHGEDDGFTDEILLRDWQINIGDRITYVFDFGDWW; from the coding sequence ATGCTGAATTTACTGTATCTCTTCCCCAAGGATAGTTCTAATAAAGAACCTTTATCCCTGTTGGCGCAGCAGTTGTTGAGACAACAGACTTTTTCTGCAAATCAGCCAAGTGCAATTGTGCAAGATTTTGAAGCAATGATTGAGTTTTTGCAACTGCACAAAGTTGAAGTGAGTGCAAATCAACATGCGATCGCTCCCAAATATCTTGCCGATCTTAACAGTCGTCTCAGTCACCCCATCACTATCGATTTTCAGCGTCCGAGCCAGAAGTCTTATCCCTATATCCATGGACTTTATTTGCTTTTGAGGGCTTCAGCGATCGCGCAGGTACAACTAGACAAAAAGAAGAATATATTACGCATTGATTCTCAAGTTTTAAACTCATGGCAGAGATTAAGCGCGATTGAGAAATATTTCAATCTACTTGCCACATGGATTTATTATGCCAGTGAAGACATCATGGAAGATACGAGACGAACTTTCCCTGAATGGTTCTATGTGTTTAATACTTGGGATCAGTTACAAAAAGAGGATTTAGACTTTACAGAGGGTACTAAAAACAACGAATGGTTGAGCCGCCTGAAGCTCCATAATCTTGCCTTATTAGATTTGTTTGGATTTGTAGAACTAGAAGATGCGGCTCCCTTATTAGGTAAAGGATGGAGGATAATCAAGGTCAAGGCTTTACCGTTTGGGAAGGTAATTATGGAATTGTTGAGTAAAACTAATTGGAAAAAGGGACTGATTGGTGAATCGGATAATGAGTTTTTAGAACTGTTAGCAGAAGAGACTAACCAAAACCTCAACTTAGATATTGTCATGCAGCAATCAACTCCCACCGAAATTTTGCAAGAGGAATTTCAAGCCCTCGATTTATTTCCTGAATGGGAGAATAATTTGCAGCTACCTGAGCCTGAAGCTCGCAATGGGATCTTCATCTTCAAAGTATCCCTCCAAATCCATATTCCAAAATCTAGGGATAAATTTTCTACCGAGACGATCTGGTGCAAGATTGCAATTCCTTCTCATCTCACACTCTATGATTTTAGTTCCGCAATTCTCGAATCCTTTGATTTTGATAACGATCATCTCCATCAATTTACCTACAAAGATCGTCAAGGCTTTCAAAAGAGTATTTATCATCCTTATACTCAACATGGTGAAGATGATGGCTTTACCGATGAGATTTTGCTGAGAGACTGGCAAATTAATATTGGCGATCGCATTACCTATGTGTTTGATTTTGGCGATTGGTGGTAA
- a CDS encoding response regulator, producing the protein MDTDNLAVYSLVEQLRGYGRKQFTGKLELHSVKEYKWSIYYCHGRLVWASGGVHNHRRWRRLMGQYKLQIDFNKISLRTAEEIRLWDYHVLVILMKRMVLSREQISPIIESFVHEVLFDIIQCAANERITYYCDFEDEITPVIALIHAEHAIEQAHEDWITWRKLGIADFSPNLSPWIKRPEQLKEEASELTYKTLITILDGRRSLRELSTWMKKDLLTLVQSLMVYYHRGLIGLAEVADIQAPIPAIAPNRESSPESTQQLPEKRQEQSILSRPLIACVDDSNQVCATIEQIVTGFGFGFLGIKESIKVLPLLIEHKPEMIILDLIMPIVGGYELCAQIRRIPEFKDTPILILTSNDSLIDRIRSHFVGATAFISKTSGNEKIGEQIKRYLLNAKSEPEEKVFIDDLPS; encoded by the coding sequence ATGGATACAGATAACCTAGCTGTTTATAGCCTTGTTGAGCAATTACGTGGCTATGGACGAAAACAATTTACTGGCAAACTAGAACTTCACAGTGTCAAAGAATATAAATGGAGTATTTACTATTGCCATGGCAGATTGGTATGGGCTTCTGGGGGTGTCCATAACCATCGACGTTGGCGGCGGTTAATGGGGCAATATAAATTACAAATCGACTTTAACAAAATCTCTCTGCGTACTGCTGAGGAAATTAGACTATGGGACTACCATGTGCTGGTGATCCTCATGAAGCGGATGGTCTTATCTCGTGAGCAAATCTCGCCAATTATTGAAAGCTTCGTTCATGAGGTGCTATTCGATATCATCCAATGTGCGGCAAACGAAAGAATCACCTATTACTGTGATTTTGAAGATGAAATTACACCTGTGATTGCTTTAATCCATGCTGAACATGCCATTGAGCAGGCTCACGAAGATTGGATTACATGGCGTAAATTAGGCATTGCTGACTTTTCGCCAAATCTGTCGCCTTGGATTAAGCGTCCTGAACAACTTAAAGAAGAAGCATCAGAACTAACCTATAAAACTTTAATTACGATCCTTGATGGTCGGCGATCGCTACGAGAGTTATCGACATGGATGAAAAAGGATTTACTCACTCTCGTCCAGTCGCTCATGGTCTATTACCATCGAGGTCTGATTGGACTAGCCGAAGTTGCTGATATCCAAGCCCCTATTCCTGCGATCGCGCCCAATAGAGAGTCTAGCCCTGAATCTACACAACAGTTGCCAGAAAAAAGACAAGAGCAATCCATTTTGTCTCGTCCCCTCATTGCCTGTGTGGATGATAGCAATCAAGTATGCGCGACAATTGAGCAGATTGTTACAGGCTTTGGCTTTGGCTTCTTAGGAATTAAGGAATCAATCAAGGTCTTACCTCTACTGATTGAACATAAGCCTGAAATGATTATTTTGGACTTGATCATGCCCATTGTCGGTGGTTATGAACTTTGTGCCCAAATTCGCCGTATTCCAGAGTTTAAGGACACACCGATTTTAATCCTGACCAGTAATGATTCCCTCATTGATCGGATCAGATCCCATTTTGTTGGTGCTACAGCCTTTATCTCCAAGACATCAGGTAATGAAAAAATTGGTGAGCAGATCAAGAGATATCTACTGAATGCTAAATCTGAGCCTGAAGAGAAAGTCTTTATTGATGATTTACCCAGTTAA
- a CDS encoding DUF3352 domain-containing protein, whose translation MSKSSRINKSAQKKQSTLMYIGIGAAVVAAGAGGAYFYFAQRSQATKGILGAAAVIPQEAQVVMAFNTKSEPWNKLAQFGTPASQKLLGEGITKSPLNSLLVQSKTEYSRDVQPWLEGYIMTALVPNAAQPQAPAATLVIAPTRDRSKSEAFLSKYREALTQQGARFSPKQYKDVTYYESPTRDPNNSVVTADIGGQYVAIATSPNLIQQAIDTYKGSNPSLAKKPIFAKIYGSANQTKIAEPLLQVYLDGQVALEFIGSQAKLNLNESAITQSRRELDAMTLTGGTQKEGLRFEINTYLKNDNSNPLVNNEAKVLNLLPQETFLLVSGVNLYQSWQSLVAQAKGNASSSQLIDQIRKGVKDATKLDLDQDILKWMNGEFAIAAIPNNQGILVSPGFGFVAIAQASDQNAAQTALDKIDKAAQSSSGLLPKGVELKQKQIGDKSVVTWAIANTNVATRGTLDNNFVFWSMGDLADTFVPKPANSLPASSPFQILTTGLPKSNGGYFYLNMTTALTLADRLLPPEVKSNPNFTEVRAVLDAINGIAVTSTNVDSKTTRLDFLFTLKPTPGN comes from the coding sequence ATGTCGAAGTCATCTAGAATCAACAAATCTGCACAAAAAAAACAATCGACGCTGATGTATATAGGCATCGGAGCTGCTGTAGTTGCCGCAGGAGCAGGGGGAGCCTATTTCTATTTTGCTCAGCGATCGCAAGCAACGAAAGGGATTTTAGGAGCGGCGGCAGTGATCCCCCAAGAAGCACAGGTGGTTATGGCATTTAACACCAAATCTGAGCCTTGGAATAAGTTGGCTCAGTTTGGTACACCAGCTTCCCAAAAGCTACTGGGTGAAGGAATTACCAAGTCACCGCTAAATTCTTTATTAGTGCAAAGTAAGACTGAATATAGCCGTGATGTTCAGCCTTGGCTAGAAGGCTATATTATGACTGCACTCGTTCCCAATGCTGCCCAGCCCCAAGCACCTGCGGCAACCTTGGTGATTGCCCCAACTCGCGATCGCAGTAAGTCCGAAGCCTTTTTATCAAAATATCGTGAAGCTTTGACCCAACAAGGGGCAAGATTTAGCCCCAAGCAGTACAAAGATGTCACCTATTATGAGTCCCCAACCCGTGATCCCAACAACAGTGTGGTCACAGCAGATATTGGCGGGCAATATGTAGCGATCGCCACAAGTCCTAACTTAATTCAACAGGCGATCGATACTTACAAAGGTAGCAATCCTTCCCTCGCCAAGAAACCCATCTTTGCCAAAATCTACGGCTCAGCGAATCAGACTAAAATTGCTGAACCATTGCTACAGGTTTATCTCGATGGACAAGTAGCTCTCGAATTTATTGGTTCTCAAGCAAAGCTGAATTTGAATGAATCCGCTATCACTCAGTCTCGACGAGAACTGGATGCGATGACCCTCACTGGTGGTACACAAAAGGAAGGTTTACGCTTTGAGATTAATACTTATCTCAAGAATGACAATTCCAATCCATTAGTTAATAACGAAGCGAAAGTTCTCAATCTCTTGCCACAGGAAACTTTTCTATTAGTTTCAGGTGTAAACCTCTATCAATCTTGGCAGTCGCTAGTTGCTCAAGCGAAGGGAAATGCTAGTTCATCCCAACTGATTGATCAGATTCGTAAAGGGGTTAAAGATGCAACGAAGCTAGATCTTGATCAAGATATTCTCAAATGGATGAATGGTGAGTTTGCGATCGCGGCAATTCCCAATAATCAAGGTATCCTCGTTAGCCCCGGGTTTGGTTTTGTAGCGATCGCTCAAGCTAGCGATCAGAATGCTGCCCAAACTGCTCTCGACAAAATTGATAAAGCGGCTCAGTCTTCGAGTGGACTATTACCCAAAGGTGTTGAGTTAAAGCAAAAACAAATTGGCGATAAATCTGTAGTCACTTGGGCGATCGCCAATACTAATGTCGCAACCCGTGGCACTTTAGATAACAATTTTGTCTTCTGGTCAATGGGTGATCTCGCCGATACCTTTGTACCAAAGCCTGCGAATAGCTTACCCGCAAGCAGTCCTTTCCAAATCCTCACAACTGGGCTTCCCAAATCCAACGGTGGTTATTTCTATTTGAATATGACCACAGCTCTAACCCTCGCTGATCGACTATTACCTCCCGAAGTCAAGTCCAATCCTAACTTTACCGAAGTTCGGGCAGTTCTTGATGCGATTAACGGTATTGCGGTGACTTCCACTAATGTGGACTCTAAAACCACCCGTTTAGACTTCCTATTCACACTTAAACCCACCCCCGGAAATTAG
- a CDS encoding DUF3386 domain-containing protein: MVTTASDTKFDTKARDLFQAAYENRYTWDSNFPGLTANVSVAIDGVARTGKARINGDLTVEVSMDEPQLVERTSRTPSGEEKTVSVDEGQEWLYNQLRDVVTHRKRKTFEEAHGKSSFAFGETDDSGAVEILVTGDSMGSNYKVRGNEISMVSRVMGRIGFVINHLGHLDTGEGYISSLYTAVFRNPMNDEIVRQARFEDIYEKVGNYYVMTKQVVQSNEQGKTKNYEIIFSDIQLLG; this comes from the coding sequence ATGGTTACAACAGCATCAGATACTAAATTCGATACTAAGGCTCGCGATTTATTTCAGGCAGCTTATGAAAATCGATATACATGGGATAGTAACTTCCCAGGACTGACCGCTAATGTATCGGTAGCGATCGATGGCGTGGCTCGCACTGGTAAAGCCCGCATCAATGGCGATTTAACTGTGGAAGTGAGTATGGATGAGCCACAATTGGTTGAACGTACCAGCCGCACTCCTAGTGGCGAAGAAAAGACCGTATCCGTTGATGAAGGTCAAGAATGGCTCTACAACCAACTGCGGGATGTCGTCACCCATCGCAAACGTAAAACCTTTGAAGAAGCTCATGGTAAGTCCAGCTTTGCCTTTGGTGAAACCGATGATTCAGGGGCTGTGGAAATTTTGGTAACTGGTGACTCGATGGGATCGAATTACAAGGTACGTGGTAATGAGATCTCGATGGTAAGTCGCGTGATGGGTAGAATTGGCTTTGTGATTAATCACCTTGGTCATTTAGATACGGGTGAAGGCTACATTTCTTCACTCTATACTGCGGTTTTCCGTAATCCTATGAATGATGAAATCGTCCGTCAAGCTCGCTTTGAAGATATCTACGAAAAGGTGGGCAATTACTATGTGATGACCAAGCAGGTTGTTCAATCCAATGAGCAAGGCAAAACCAAGAACTATGAAATCATCTTTAGTGATATTCAGCTATTAGGCTAG